One Brassica napus cultivar Da-Ae chromosome C4, Da-Ae, whole genome shotgun sequence genomic region harbors:
- the LOC125585467 gene encoding peroxidase 20 has protein sequence MEMKLWVSLIVVSAITTTALGDFGGALVKGFYKESCPLAEEIVKHNVEVAVLKDPRMAASLLRLQFHDCFVLGCDASVLLDTHGDILSEKQATPNVNSLRGFEVIDYIKYLLEEACPLTVSCSDIITMAARDSVFLRGGPWWEVYLGRRDSLKASFAGANQYIPAPNTSLEGLIINFKQQGLAIQDLIALSGAHTIGKARCVSFKQRINQPNMLQTFYVDEFKRHSTFRRILRSQCKDSSRDNELSPLDIQTPAYFDNHYYINLLKGRGLLISDNVLVSEDHEGEVFRKVWEYAVDQELFFADFVESMLKMGNINVLTGIEGEIRENCRFVNL, from the exons ATGGAGATGAAGCTATGGGTCTCTTTAATCGTGGTATCTGCCATTACGACCACAGCTTTGGGGGACTTTGGAGGAGCATTAGTGAAAGGTTTCTACAAAGAGAGTTGCCCATTAGCAGAAGAAATCGTCAAGCATAACGTTGAGGTTGCTGTTCTCAAAGATCCTCGCATGGCCGCTTCTCTTCTCCGTCTTCAGTTCCACGATTGCTTTGTCTTG GGTTGTGATGCGTCTGTGCTATTGGATACACATGGAGATATATTGAGTGAGAAACAAGCAACTCCAAACGTGAACTCTCTGCGTGGGTTTGAAGTAATCGATTACATAAAGTACCTCCTTGAAGAAGCTTGTCCTTTAACCGTCTCTTGTTCCGACATCATCACCATGGCAGCTCGTGACTCCGTCTTCCTG agAGGTGGACCATGGTGGGAAGTATACCTAGGGAGAAGAGACTCACTCAAGGCAAGCTTCGCCGGCGCAAACCAATACATCCCCGCACCAAACACTTCTCTCGAAGGCCTCATCATAAACTTCAAGCAACAAGGTCTTGCCATTCAAGACCTCatagctctttcgggagctcaTACAATAGGTAAAGCGAGATGCGTGAGCTTCAAGCAACGCATTAATCAACCAAACATGTTGCAAACGTTCTACGTAGATGAGTTCAAAAGACACAGCACTTTCAGGCGAATCCTACGGTCACAGTGCAAAGACTCTAGCCGGGACAACGAACTGTCACCGTTGGATATACAGACCCCGGCTTACTTTGATAACcattattatataaatcttttaaagGGGAGAGGGTTGTTGATTTCGGATAATGTTTTGGTTAGTGAAGATCATGAAGGAGAGGTATTCAGGAAGGTTTGGGAATATGCGGTGGATCAAGAGCTCTTCTTTGCAGATTTTGTGGAATCTATGTTGAAAATGGGGAATATTAATGTTCTTACGGGTATTGAAGGTGAGATTAGGGAGAATTGTAGGTTTGTTAATTTATGA
- the LOC125585468 gene encoding glycine cleavage system H protein 3, mitochondrial-like — protein sequence MALRMWASSTANALKLSSSVSKSQLSPAFSISRCFSSVLEGLKYANSHEWVKHEGSVATIGITDHAQDHLGEVVFVELPEENGSVRKEKSFGAVESVKATSEILSPISGEVIEVNKTLSEAPGLINSSPYEDGWMIKVKPSNPSELESLMGSKEYTKFCEEEDAAH from the exons atggcACTGAGAATGTGGGCTTCTTCTACAGCAAACGCTCTCAAGCTTTCTTCTTCTGTCTCCAAGTCTCAGCTCTCTCCTGCTTTCtccatctctagatgcttcTCTTCAG TGCTGGAGGGATTGAAGTATGCAAATTCACATGAGTGGGTTAAACATGAAGGCTCTGTTGCCACTATTGGTATTACTGACCATGCTCAG GACCATTTAGGAGAAGTGGTGTTTGTGGAACTGCCAGAGGAAAATGGTTCGGTGAGAAAAGAGAAAAGCTTTGGAGCTGTGGAGAGTGTGAAGGCGACAAGTGAGATTTTATCTCCCATCTCAGGTGAAGTCATTGAGGTTAACAAGACGCTCTCAGAAGCACCAGGCTTG ATCAACTCAAGCCCCTATGAAGATGGATGGATGATCAAAGTGAAGCCGAGCAACCCCTCAGAGTTAGAATCTTTGATGGGTTCAAAGGAATACACCAAGTTCTGTGAAGAGGAAGACGCTGCTCATTAG
- the LOC111205064 gene encoding uncharacterized protein LOC111205064 isoform X1, producing MSNDDGTTVEITHKTIGPSRPSRIRVASRIKVRDLRNAIAEKGRFPVTNLRMILRGKALQDEEDGEDVYVTLKDEDSLTVAVIPKRPVGVETYDDDDDDEELKFKLPPSASRWKRKLYYFLRNKLKLPDIILMGLFSLSLKMWAIITLWFILAPIAHRWELGPIFLLGTGFSIILLNLGKRQPGDVSAYSIFNEDFRELPGTYNAERIDRDIRAGHI from the exons ATGAGCAACGACGATGGCACCACCGTGGAGATCACCCACAAAACCATCGGCCCATCTCGTCCGTCTCGAATTCGAGTGGCGTCTCGTATCAAA GTTCGTGATTTGAGGAACGCGATTGCGGAAAAGGGTCGGTTCCCCGTCACGAATTTGAGGATGATTCTCCGTGGGAAGGCACTGCAAGACGAGGAAGATGGAGAGGATGTATACGTCACGCTCAAGGACGAAG ATTCCTTAACCGTTGCTGTGATACCAAAAAGACCAGTTGGAGTTGAGACatacgatgatgatgatgatgacgaggAACTG AAGTTTAAGCTCCCACCATCAGCAAGCAGGTGGAAGAGGAAGCTTTACTACTTTCTTCGTAACAAGTTGAAGCTTCCCG ATATCATTCTTATGGGGCTTTTCTCGTTAAGTCTGAAGATGTGGGCTATTATCAccttgtggtttatcttggCTCCTATTGCCCATCGTTGGGAACTAGGCCCTATCTTT TTACTAGGGACTGGCTTCTCAATCATCTTACTCAATCTTGGTAAACGACAACCCGGTGATGTCAG TGCATATTCCATATTCAACGAGGACTTTAGAGAGCTTCCAGGTACATATAATGCAGAGCGTATAGACCGTGACATACGAGCAGGCCATATATGA
- the LOC111205064 gene encoding uncharacterized protein LOC111205064 isoform X2 codes for MSNDDGTTVEITHKTIGPSRPSRIRVASRIKVRDLRNAIAEKGRFPVTNLRMILRGKALQDEEDGEDVYVTLKDEDSLTVAVIPKRPVGVETYDDDDDDEELKFKLPPSASRWKRKLYYFLRNKLKLPDIILMGLFSLSLKMWAIITLWFILAPIAHRWELGPIFLLGTGFSIILLNLGKRQPGDVRHKE; via the exons ATGAGCAACGACGATGGCACCACCGTGGAGATCACCCACAAAACCATCGGCCCATCTCGTCCGTCTCGAATTCGAGTGGCGTCTCGTATCAAA GTTCGTGATTTGAGGAACGCGATTGCGGAAAAGGGTCGGTTCCCCGTCACGAATTTGAGGATGATTCTCCGTGGGAAGGCACTGCAAGACGAGGAAGATGGAGAGGATGTATACGTCACGCTCAAGGACGAAG ATTCCTTAACCGTTGCTGTGATACCAAAAAGACCAGTTGGAGTTGAGACatacgatgatgatgatgatgacgaggAACTG AAGTTTAAGCTCCCACCATCAGCAAGCAGGTGGAAGAGGAAGCTTTACTACTTTCTTCGTAACAAGTTGAAGCTTCCCG ATATCATTCTTATGGGGCTTTTCTCGTTAAGTCTGAAGATGTGGGCTATTATCAccttgtggtttatcttggCTCCTATTGCCCATCGTTGGGAACTAGGCCCTATCTTT TTACTAGGGACTGGCTTCTCAATCATCTTACTCAATCTTGGTAAACGACAACCCGGTGATGTCAG ACATAAGGAATAA
- the LOC111205066 gene encoding protein phosphatase 2C 29, producing the protein MGGGFSSLLPCFNEGHRSRRRQHSPTSAAQNQTHSDRLNTLCEPLDETLGHSYCYVPSSNRFLSPFPSDRFTSPTGSFRLSPGRIRGSASSDQLHTGFRSISGASVSANTSNSKTVLQLDDIYDDATVSTFGGSLRSCVVNANGFEGTSSFSALPLQPVPLGPDRSGPVERNGLFMSGPIERGATSGPLDPAGEISRSNSAGVHFSAPLGGVYSKKRRKRRKKKSLSWHPIFGERKQRPWVLPVSNFVVGAKKENTVSPDGGEAAAEAASAGENELQWALGKAGEDRVQLAVFEKQGWLFAGIYDGFNGPDAPEFLMANLYRAVHSELQGLFWELEEEEEDEKGDNRLDSSTTELASSSKSPSEVVEVKERKRLWELLAEAQAEDGLDLSGSDRFAFSVDDVITGGNAVSVGSKRWLFLSKLKRGLSKQGVSSEAEVVDSVRVEETVEKRKKRRKVGTVDHELVLKAMSNGLEATEQAFLEMTDKVLDTNPELALMGSCLLVALMRDDDVYIMNIGDSRALVAQHEVKETGGGVETERCSDLDRDSDIKEPSAVDDNETCAQGTKLVALQLTTDHSTSIEDEVTRIKNEHPDDMHCIVNDRVKGRLKVTRAFGAGFLKQPKLNDALLEMFRNEYIGTDPYISCTPSLRHYRLTENDQFMVLSSDGLYQYLSNEEVVSLAMEKFPDGDPAQHVIQELLVRAAKKAGLGFHELLDIPQGDRRKYHDDCTVLVIALGGSRIWKSSGKYL; encoded by the exons ATGGGAGGTGGATTCTCCTCCCTCTTACCTTGCTTCAACGAAGGTCACCGTAGCCGCCGCCGCCAACACTCCCCGACATCAGCGGCGCAGAATCAAACTCATTCCGATCGGCTCAACACTCTCTGTGAGCCGTTGGATGAGACTCTAGGCCACTCTTACTGCTACGTCCCTTCCTCTAACCGCTTCCTTTCCCCCTTCCCTTCGGATCGGTTCACCTCTCCCACCGGTTCGTTCCGGTTATCTCCCGGTCGGATCCGAGGCTCCGCGTCATCGGACCAGCTCCACACCGGGTTCAGATCTATCTCCGGAGCCTCGGTTAGCGCCAACACGTCAAATTCCAAAACTGTCCTTCAGCTCGACGATATTTACGACGATGCCACTGTGAGCACTTTCGGCGGCAGCCTAAGGAGCTGCGTCGTGAACGCTAACGGCTTCGAAGGAACGTCGTCGTTTAGCGCGCTCCCGCTTCAGCCCGTGCCGTTGGGACCGGACCGGTCCGGTCCCGTGGAGCGTAACGGTTTATTCATGTCCGGTCCGATCGAGAGAGGCGCGACGTCGGGACCGCTGGACCCCGCCGGAGAGATTTCGAGATCTAACTCCGCCGGCGTGCACTTCTCGGCGCCGCTCGGCGGCGTTTACTCGAAGAAGAGgcggaagaggaggaagaagaagagtctCTCGTGGCATCCGATTTTCGGGGAGAGGAAGCAGCGGCCGTGGGTTCTCCCGGTGTCGAACTTCGTCGTCGGTGCTAAAAAGGAGAACACCGTGAGTCCCGACGGCGGCGAAGCGGCGGCGGAGGCAGCTTCCGCCGGAGAGAACGAGTTACAGTGGGCGTTGGGGAAGGCGGGAGAGGACAGAGTGCAGCTAGCTGTTTTCGAGAAGCAAGGGTGGCTCTTCGCCGGAATCTACGACGGGTTTAACGGTCCCGACGCGCCGGAGTTTCTGATGGCTAATCTTTACCGTGCGGTTCATAGTGAGTTACAAGGCTTGTTCTGGGAActtgaggaagaagaggaagacgaaAAAGGTGATAATAGGTTAGATAGTAGTACAACAGAGTTAGCAAGTTCGAGCAAGAGTCCATCAGAGGTGGTGGAAGTGAAGGAGAGGAAACGTTTATGGGAGCTTCTCGCGGAGGCTCAAGCGGAAGACGGGTTAGATCTTTCAGGTTCCGATAGGTTTGCGTTCTCGGTAGACGATGTTATTACCGGAGGCAATGCTGTCTCTGTCGGAAGTAAGAGGTGGCTGTTCTTGTCGAAGTTGAAGCGTGGTTTGTCTAAACAAGGAGTTTCAAGCGAAGCTGAGGTGGTAGATAGCGTTAGAGTAGAGGAAACGgtggagaagaggaagaagagacgTAAAGTGGGTACGGTCGATCACGAGTTGGTTCTTAAAGCCATGTCGAATGGTCTCGAAGCCACGGAGCAAGCGTTCTTGGAGATGACTGATAAGGTTCTCGACACGAATCCCGAGCTTGCGTTGATGGGTTCTTGCTTACTGGTTGCGCTGATGAGAGATGACGATGTGTATATAATGAACATAGGGGATAGTAGAGCTCTCGTTGCGCAGCATGAGGTTAAAGAAACGGGTGGGGGTGTGGAGACAGAAAGATGTAGTGATTTGGACAGAGACAGTGACATCAAAGAGCCTTCGGCTGTGGATGACAATGAAACATGTGCGCAGGGCACGAAACTGGTGGCGTTGCAGCTGACTACAGATCACAGCACTAGCATCGAAGAT GAAGTAACAAGAATAAAAAACGAGCACCCTGATGACATGCATTGCATAGTAAACGACAGAGTTAAAGGACGGCTCAAGGTGACCAGAGCGTTTGGAGCAGGGTTCTTGAAGCAG CCTAAACTGAACGATGCGTTACTGGAAATGTTTAGAAATGAGTACATTGGGACGGATCCATACATATCATGCACACCGTCTCTACGTCACTACAGGCTAACAGAGAATGATCAGTTTATGGTTCTGTCGTCTGATGGGTTGTACCAATACCTGAGCAACGAGGAAGTTGTTTCTCTTGCCATGGAGAAGTTTCCAGATGGAGATCCTGCTCAACATGTTATACAGGAACTTCTTGTCCGTGCAGCTAAGAAAGCTG GGTTGGGGTTTCATGAGCTTCTGGATATTCCGCAAGGAGATAGAAGAAAGTATCACGACGACTGCACTGTATTAGTGATAGCACTTGGAGGAAGTAGGATATGGAAGTCATCAGGAAAGTACTTATGA